The Corynebacterium tuberculostearicum genome window below encodes:
- the murC gene encoding UDP-N-acetylmuramate--L-alanine ligase, which yields MTDPAHYDLRRVHLIGIGGSGMSGLARILAARGGVVTGSDVKDSTPVEVLRTMGAKVAIGHAAENLRLSGELPTVVVTSFAAIPQDNPELVAAKDNDIPVIRRSDLLAALMEGHKQVLLAGTHGKTSTTSMTVSAMQHAGLDPSFAIGGQLNRAGTNAHGGTGEAFVAEADESDASLLRYSPDVAVLTTIEPDHLDFFHSEEAYFQVFDDFADLVTPETGYLVVCAEDEHAARAGERALERGINVVAYGSAEKSFTSTVPLAAELVREETTAEGMDTTVKLDLPGVSETVRYELQIPGHHMVLNSMGALIAGVLSGGTPAAIAEGLADFSGVRRRFEYRGSVDKQGKPVRVFDDYAHHPTEVAAVLRAARAKVEAEGHGGRVIACFQPHLYSRTMEFDAEFAQALSLADAAVVLDIYGAREQPVEGITSRIITDKMPADMQVIFEPDFSAAARDVVSVVEPGDVVLTIGAGSVTMVAAEILDELRAS from the coding sequence ATGACCGATCCCGCACACTACGATCTGCGCCGCGTCCACCTCATCGGCATTGGTGGTTCCGGCATGTCGGGGCTCGCGCGAATCCTCGCCGCTCGCGGCGGAGTGGTAACAGGTTCCGATGTCAAAGACTCCACCCCGGTTGAGGTGCTGCGCACCATGGGCGCCAAGGTCGCCATCGGCCACGCCGCGGAAAACCTGCGACTGTCTGGCGAACTGCCCACCGTCGTGGTTACTTCTTTTGCCGCCATTCCCCAAGACAACCCGGAGCTAGTGGCCGCAAAGGATAACGATATCCCGGTGATTCGCCGCTCCGATCTGCTCGCCGCGTTGATGGAAGGCCACAAGCAGGTGCTGTTGGCTGGCACCCACGGCAAAACCTCCACCACGTCGATGACCGTGAGCGCGATGCAACACGCGGGTCTCGATCCCTCCTTTGCCATCGGCGGCCAGCTCAATCGCGCGGGAACCAATGCCCACGGTGGCACCGGGGAAGCTTTTGTCGCCGAGGCCGATGAATCCGATGCCTCGCTGCTGCGCTATAGCCCGGACGTCGCGGTGCTCACGACTATCGAGCCTGATCACCTCGACTTCTTCCACAGCGAGGAAGCCTACTTCCAAGTCTTCGATGACTTTGCTGACTTGGTCACCCCGGAGACCGGCTACCTCGTTGTCTGCGCCGAAGACGAGCACGCTGCCCGCGCTGGCGAGCGGGCGCTGGAGCGCGGCATCAACGTCGTGGCCTACGGCTCGGCGGAGAAGTCTTTTACCTCTACTGTGCCACTGGCCGCCGAGCTGGTCCGCGAAGAGACCACCGCGGAAGGCATGGACACCACCGTCAAGCTCGACCTTCCTGGCGTTTCTGAAACCGTGCGCTACGAGCTGCAGATCCCAGGCCACCACATGGTGCTCAATTCCATGGGTGCCTTGATCGCCGGTGTGCTCTCCGGTGGCACCCCGGCCGCCATCGCCGAGGGTTTGGCTGACTTTAGCGGTGTGCGCCGGCGCTTTGAGTACCGGGGGAGCGTCGACAAGCAGGGCAAACCCGTGCGCGTCTTCGATGACTATGCGCACCATCCCACCGAGGTTGCGGCGGTGCTCCGGGCCGCGCGCGCCAAGGTTGAGGCGGAAGGCCACGGCGGGCGCGTCATTGCCTGCTTCCAGCCGCACCTGTACTCACGCACCATGGAATTCGACGCCGAGTTTGCCCAGGCACTCTCGCTTGCCGACGCCGCCGTGGTACTCGATATCTACGGCGCCCGCGAACAGCCCGTGGAGGGAATTACCTCTCGCATCATTACCGATAAGATGCCCGCTGACATGCAGGTCATCTTCGAGCCGGATTTTTCCGCCGCCGCCCGCGACGTCGTGTCGGTGGTGGAGCCAGGCGATGTGGTGCTGACCATTGGTGCTGGCTCGGTAACCATGGTGGCAGCGGAAATCCTCGATGAATTGCGGGCAAGCTAG
- the mraY gene encoding phospho-N-acetylmuramoyl-pentapeptide-transferase: protein MTQIIIAGILSFLVAIFTTPMLVRYFSGVGKGQEIREDGPQLHLRKRGTPTMGGLAILLAITVAYLVVGTYARVTGNGGFSPSGLLVYFLTMGLGGLGFADDFIKLFKKRNLGLNKTAKLVGQLAVALIFGILALQFPDEHGLTPASTNLSFVRDFETFDIAVGGAVIGTIVFLVFLYLLIAAWSNAVNLTDGLDGLAAGTTAMVMGAYALISFWQFRNSCAVSPAAGCYEVRDPLDLAVLAAAGLGGCLGFLWWNAAPAKIFMGDTGSLALGGLVAGLSVTTRTELLMIIIGAIFVIETVSVVIQIIVFRSTGKRFFRMAPIHHHFENGGWAETAVVTRFWLLSAMAAIAGVCIFYGDWLSAVGFAS from the coding sequence ATGACTCAGATCATTATCGCGGGCATCCTCAGCTTCCTCGTCGCGATCTTTACCACTCCCATGTTGGTCCGCTACTTTTCCGGGGTAGGCAAGGGGCAAGAAATTCGCGAGGACGGGCCGCAACTGCACTTGCGCAAGCGCGGCACGCCCACCATGGGCGGTCTCGCGATTTTGCTGGCTATCACCGTGGCCTACCTCGTGGTGGGAACTTATGCCCGCGTGACCGGTAACGGTGGTTTTAGCCCCTCTGGTCTCTTGGTTTATTTCCTCACGATGGGCCTTGGCGGCTTGGGTTTTGCCGATGACTTCATCAAGCTATTCAAAAAGCGCAACCTCGGCCTGAACAAGACCGCCAAGCTGGTAGGTCAGCTGGCCGTGGCGCTCATCTTCGGCATCCTGGCGCTGCAGTTCCCAGACGAGCACGGATTGACCCCAGCGTCTACCAACCTTTCTTTCGTTCGCGATTTTGAAACCTTCGACATCGCCGTGGGCGGTGCCGTCATTGGCACCATCGTTTTCCTAGTCTTTCTTTACCTACTCATTGCTGCGTGGTCGAACGCCGTGAACCTCACCGACGGACTCGACGGCTTGGCCGCAGGCACCACCGCGATGGTGATGGGTGCCTATGCACTGATTTCCTTCTGGCAGTTCCGCAACTCTTGCGCCGTGTCGCCAGCGGCGGGGTGCTATGAAGTTCGCGATCCGCTCGACTTGGCCGTGCTGGCTGCAGCTGGCCTGGGTGGTTGCTTGGGCTTTTTGTGGTGGAATGCCGCACCGGCAAAGATCTTCATGGGCGATACCGGTTCGCTTGCGCTCGGCGGCCTCGTCGCCGGCCTATCGGTGACCACTCGCACCGAGCTGCTCATGATCATCATCGGCGCCATCTTCGTGATTGAGACGGTCTCCGTAGTTATCCAGATCATCGTCTTCCGCAGCACCGGAAAGCGCTTCTTCCGCATGGCGCCTATCCACCACCACTTTGAAAATGGTGGCTGGGCTGAGACCGCCGTCGTCACCCGCTTCTGGCTGCTGAGCGCCATGGCTGCTATTGCCGGCGTATGCATCTTCTACGGCGACTGGCTGTCTGCCGTCGGCTTTGCTTCCTAA
- the murG gene encoding undecaprenyldiphospho-muramoylpentapeptide beta-N-acetylglucosaminyltransferase, translating into MNSTPISVVIAGGGTAGHIEPALAVGEALRERHGARITALGTEKGLERDIIPARGVDLSLITPVPIPRKVNAQLFKLPFNLSRAVGEAKQVLKDVEADVVFGTGGYVAGPAYIAARSLGIPFYVLETNALAGMANKLGVKMGGIGLNAHSDSGMPGEVVGIPVRPSLADDPNGNLAADARTKWNLAELPTILITGGSQGAASINRAVAGAVEDLAQDFQLLHAYGKKNDPPAEHPNYAALPYIEDMGSALAVADLVVCRSGAMTVAEVSAAGLPAIYVPLPHGNGEQALNSRDVVEAGAAIQIPDAELTAERLISEVRGILDDPQRLESMTHAAAHASAGDVANTIADRIAARVSEAEDAAGRKDK; encoded by the coding sequence ATGAATTCCACGCCTATTTCCGTCGTCATCGCAGGTGGCGGCACCGCCGGACACATTGAACCCGCCCTCGCCGTAGGCGAAGCTTTGCGCGAGCGCCACGGCGCACGCATCACCGCTCTCGGTACCGAAAAGGGCCTCGAGCGCGATATCATTCCCGCCCGCGGCGTGGACCTTAGCCTGATTACCCCCGTGCCAATCCCGCGCAAGGTCAACGCGCAGCTCTTCAAGCTACCGTTTAACCTCTCTCGCGCGGTGGGGGAGGCCAAGCAGGTACTCAAGGATGTCGAGGCGGATGTCGTCTTTGGCACCGGCGGCTACGTGGCCGGGCCGGCTTATATCGCTGCGCGATCTCTCGGCATCCCCTTTTATGTTCTAGAGACCAATGCTTTGGCTGGAATGGCCAATAAGCTCGGCGTGAAGATGGGCGGCATTGGACTCAACGCCCACTCGGATTCTGGCATGCCGGGCGAGGTCGTTGGCATTCCCGTTCGGCCGAGCCTGGCAGACGACCCGAATGGCAACCTGGCCGCAGACGCGCGCACCAAGTGGAACTTGGCCGAGCTTCCCACCATTCTCATCACCGGCGGTTCCCAAGGCGCGGCCAGCATCAACCGCGCTGTTGCCGGAGCGGTAGAGGACCTGGCACAGGACTTCCAGCTCCTGCACGCCTATGGCAAGAAGAATGACCCGCCCGCGGAACACCCGAACTACGCCGCACTGCCGTATATCGAGGACATGGGCTCCGCCCTTGCGGTGGCCGACCTCGTCGTATGCCGGTCCGGCGCGATGACCGTTGCCGAAGTATCCGCCGCAGGCCTGCCGGCCATCTACGTTCCGCTGCCGCACGGCAATGGCGAACAGGCGCTCAATTCCCGCGACGTGGTCGAGGCAGGCGCCGCCATCCAGATCCCGGACGCGGAGCTGACCGCAGAGCGACTCATCTCCGAGGTGCGCGGCATTCTCGATGACCCGCAACGCCTCGAGTCGATGACGCACGCCGCCGCCCATGCCAGCGCTGGGGACGTGGCCAATACCATCGCAGACCGCATCGCCGCCCGCGTATCCGAGGCCGAAGACGCCGCTGGAAGGAAGGACAAGTAA
- the murD gene encoding UDP-N-acetylmuramoyl-L-alanine--D-glutamate ligase, whose translation MEERGIEMTELPSSLRGRVLVAGAGVSGRGCVAMLASLGVDTTVADSNQTALAELAEEYGVATVSVDSAAQGDFDLVVTSPGWRPDSPLLVALQDAGVEVIGDVELAYRLDRAGVFGAPRTWLVVTGTNGKTTTTGMLAQIMQADAQRTGKRALAVGNIGVSLFDALTATPRVDVLCAELSSFQLHWSSHLRPDVGVLLNLADDHLDWHGSFDAYARAKAKVLSGDVAVVGKDDAEAVRYAADTTDRYGFTAAEPTQGEVGVSAGRLVSRLNEQREDLASAEGIEPAGLAGVLDAAAAASVARLAGATPESIAQGLSAYTVAGHRGAVVHEHSGITFIDNSKATNPHAADAALKGLNSVVWIAGGQLKGAEVDGLVAKHAAHIKAAVVLGVDREAVARALAAHAPHAPVDVIETQEPFAAMNAAVEAALQHADAGDTVLLAPAAASLDMYTGMAQRGDVFAAAARELTRN comes from the coding sequence ATCGAGGAAAGAGGAATAGAGATGACCGAGTTGCCATCCTCGTTGCGCGGGCGAGTGCTCGTGGCCGGGGCGGGAGTATCGGGACGCGGTTGCGTCGCTATGCTGGCGAGCCTCGGGGTGGATACCACCGTGGCAGATTCCAACCAGACCGCGCTGGCGGAATTGGCGGAGGAATACGGGGTAGCAACCGTCTCCGTCGATTCTGCCGCCCAAGGCGATTTTGATCTCGTGGTTACTTCGCCGGGCTGGCGTCCCGATTCGCCCTTGTTGGTCGCCCTCCAGGACGCTGGGGTAGAGGTCATCGGCGACGTGGAGCTCGCGTATCGCCTGGATCGCGCGGGCGTCTTCGGCGCGCCGCGCACCTGGCTGGTAGTTACCGGAACCAACGGCAAAACCACCACTACCGGTATGTTGGCCCAGATCATGCAGGCAGATGCCCAGCGCACCGGCAAGCGCGCACTGGCGGTGGGCAATATCGGCGTTTCGCTTTTCGACGCCCTCACGGCCACCCCTCGCGTCGACGTTCTCTGCGCCGAGCTCTCTTCTTTCCAGTTGCATTGGTCCAGCCACTTGCGCCCGGATGTGGGCGTGCTACTGAATTTGGCTGATGACCACCTGGATTGGCATGGATCATTCGATGCCTATGCCCGCGCAAAGGCCAAGGTGCTCTCCGGTGACGTCGCTGTGGTAGGCAAGGATGACGCCGAGGCGGTGCGCTACGCCGCAGATACCACAGACCGCTACGGCTTTACCGCCGCTGAACCCACACAGGGAGAGGTGGGCGTAAGCGCCGGCCGCCTTGTTTCGCGGCTTAACGAGCAGCGCGAGGATCTCGCGTCCGCAGAGGGCATTGAGCCCGCCGGCCTGGCAGGAGTCCTAGACGCTGCGGCCGCAGCCAGCGTCGCGCGTCTGGCAGGCGCCACCCCGGAGTCCATTGCACAGGGGCTGTCCGCATACACCGTCGCCGGGCACCGCGGCGCTGTGGTCCATGAGCATTCCGGCATCACCTTCATCGATAATTCCAAGGCCACCAACCCGCATGCGGCGGATGCGGCGCTCAAGGGGCTCAATTCCGTGGTCTGGATTGCCGGCGGGCAGTTGAAAGGCGCGGAGGTGGACGGGCTCGTCGCCAAGCACGCCGCCCACATCAAAGCCGCGGTAGTCCTGGGCGTGGATAGGGAAGCGGTTGCCCGGGCCCTCGCCGCCCACGCGCCGCATGCCCCAGTGGACGTCATCGAAACGCAGGAGCCTTTCGCAGCCATGAATGCTGCGGTGGAGGCTGCACTGCAACACGCCGACGCCGGGGATACCGTTCTTTTGGCGCCGGCTGCGGCATCGTTAGACATGTATACCGGCATGGCTCAACGCGGTGATGTATTCGCCGCGGCCGCGCGGGAGCTTACCCGCAACTAG
- a CDS encoding cell division protein FtsQ/DivIB, translated as MRVSAKLIAGVIAAIVAVALIAAAVMWTVPVLKVRNFQVEGVHQLDPAQVEEASGVPEGENLLRVNAREAASGVAGLDWVDSVTVSRDFPSTLTINVAEHKAVAFVKRDNKPFLIDDKGEEFTSAEPPAGAVEVTGSVDSGSPQTQDAVRAIAALSDDVRNQVAKLEVAGEYSLTFTTKDDRRVFWGASDSNDEDKAHAFATVLKMEGREWNISNPELVTTRG; from the coding sequence GTGCGCGTATCCGCAAAGCTCATCGCTGGGGTCATCGCCGCAATTGTCGCCGTGGCCCTTATAGCGGCCGCCGTGATGTGGACCGTTCCCGTCCTGAAGGTGCGCAATTTTCAGGTGGAAGGCGTCCACCAACTCGATCCCGCACAGGTGGAGGAAGCCTCCGGGGTTCCGGAGGGCGAGAATTTGCTGCGCGTGAACGCGCGCGAGGCAGCTTCCGGCGTTGCTGGATTGGACTGGGTCGATTCGGTGACCGTCTCTCGTGATTTCCCTTCGACCTTGACCATCAACGTGGCCGAGCACAAGGCCGTGGCGTTTGTAAAGCGCGATAATAAGCCCTTCCTGATCGATGATAAAGGCGAGGAGTTTACCTCCGCTGAGCCTCCCGCGGGCGCGGTTGAGGTGACGGGCTCCGTCGATAGCGGCTCCCCGCAAACCCAGGATGCGGTGCGTGCGATTGCAGCGCTTTCCGACGACGTCCGCAACCAGGTAGCAAAACTCGAAGTTGCTGGCGAATACTCGCTGACTTTCACCACTAAAGACGACCGGCGCGTCTTCTGGGGTGCCAGCGATTCTAACGATGAGGACAAGGCGCATGCCTTTGCCACAGTGTTGAAGATGGAAGGCCGCGAGTGGAATATTTCCAACCCTGAGTTGGTCACCACCCGCGGATAG
- a CDS encoding FtsW/RodA/SpoVE family cell cycle protein: MTATSQQRPRSKSFGDRVRELRERARQEAGLDYQLLRFIIFFLVGIGVLMVFSSSMATSLTEDGGVWNQALRQCVMVFLGLVAFWFGLKVSPHTLRKCVPWIVGLSIILLIAVLIPGVGTGREEVGSQSWIYLGPFSLQPSELARVAVGMFGATVLADKEHKSMKVTDPFMMYSLIAGVMFLLIVFQGDFGMALSLALVVVFTLIFAGVDWRVPATIGVAAVCGLLFIFLSGGFRSNRFHTYFDALVGNISDTQGTGFQSYQGFLSLADGGFWGVGIGQSRAKWFYLPEAKNDFIFAIVGEELGWWGGALVIVLFAALGYVGLRTAMRAQNQFQSLLAATLTIGVVTQAFVNIGYVIGLLPVTGIQLPMISAGGTAAIITIGSMGILCNVARHEPMQISAMQNFGRPLFDRLFFIGEPQPVPKPKKKQQGRHARPQEPRSRVREERFGRPVTGSGHRYPRAERRYR, translated from the coding sequence ATGACGGCCACCTCCCAGCAGCGCCCGCGCTCCAAGAGTTTTGGCGACCGCGTTCGCGAGCTGCGCGAGCGAGCCCGCCAGGAAGCAGGCCTTGATTACCAGCTGCTGCGCTTTATCATTTTCTTCCTCGTGGGCATTGGCGTGCTCATGGTCTTTTCTTCTTCCATGGCTACTTCCCTCACCGAGGACGGCGGCGTATGGAACCAAGCATTGCGCCAGTGCGTGATGGTGTTCTTGGGCCTCGTTGCCTTTTGGTTTGGCCTCAAGGTGTCGCCGCATACCCTGCGCAAGTGCGTGCCGTGGATTGTGGGATTGTCCATCATTTTGCTCATCGCGGTGCTGATCCCTGGCGTGGGTACCGGCCGTGAAGAGGTAGGTTCCCAGTCCTGGATTTACTTGGGGCCGTTCTCCCTGCAGCCCTCGGAGCTTGCCCGCGTCGCCGTAGGCATGTTTGGTGCGACCGTATTGGCGGATAAGGAGCACAAATCCATGAAGGTGACGGATCCCTTCATGATGTACTCCCTCATTGCCGGCGTTATGTTCTTGCTCATCGTCTTTCAGGGCGACTTCGGTATGGCTTTGTCCTTGGCCCTCGTGGTTGTCTTCACCCTGATTTTCGCGGGTGTCGACTGGCGCGTGCCGGCGACCATCGGCGTCGCAGCCGTGTGTGGCTTGCTGTTTATCTTCCTTTCTGGCGGCTTCCGGTCCAACCGCTTCCACACTTATTTCGACGCCCTCGTCGGCAATATCTCCGATACTCAAGGTACGGGTTTCCAGTCCTATCAGGGCTTTCTCTCGCTTGCCGACGGCGGCTTCTGGGGCGTAGGCATCGGCCAATCTCGTGCCAAGTGGTTCTACCTGCCCGAGGCGAAGAATGACTTTATTTTCGCCATCGTGGGCGAGGAGCTCGGTTGGTGGGGCGGTGCGCTCGTCATCGTGCTTTTCGCCGCCTTGGGTTATGTGGGCCTGCGCACCGCGATGCGCGCGCAGAACCAGTTCCAGTCCCTGCTGGCCGCAACGCTGACCATCGGTGTGGTCACGCAGGCCTTCGTGAATATCGGTTACGTCATTGGCCTGCTGCCGGTGACCGGTATTCAGCTGCCCATGATTTCCGCCGGCGGTACCGCGGCGATCATCACGATCGGTTCGATGGGCATCTTGTGCAACGTGGCGCGTCATGAGCCGATGCAGATTTCCGCCATGCAGAATTTCGGCCGCCCACTGTTCGACCGCCTCTTTTTCATCGGCGAGCCGCAGCCGGTGCCGAAGCCGAAGAAGAAGCAGCAGGGTCGTCACGCTCGTCCGCAGGAACCGCGATCCCGCGTGCGTGAGGAGCGCTTTGGTCGCCCCGTGACCGGAAGCGGCCACCGCTATCCGCGCGCCGAGCGCCGCTATCGATAG
- the ftsZ gene encoding cell division protein FtsZ, which yields MISSNNNLADIKVVGVGGGGVNAVNRMIEEGLKGVQFVAINTDSQALIFSDADTKLDIGREATRGLGAGANPEVGKTSAEDHKSEIEDALEGSDMVFVTAGEGGGTGTGAAPVVASIAKKMGALTVGVVTRPFKFEGARRTRQAMAGIEELREVCDTLIVIPNDRLMQLGGEELSIVEAFRAADEVLHNGVQGITNLITIPGMINVDFADVRSVMSDAGSALMGIGSARGDNRAMTAAEQAINSPLLESTMEGAKGVLLSIAGGSDLGLHEVNAAASMVEERADEDVNLIFGTIIDDTLGDEIRITIIATGFDAEANMTQVAAQQQPQQEQRKPGSLFDNRQRETAEPVTPAPAQPAAAQPAQDDYSPRHSYEPRAGQERERYTPQRPAEERRPESSGLFTNSDRFSREERRDDYRLSRPSQRRDDDGDDDLDVPSFMR from the coding sequence ATGATCTCTTCCAATAACAATCTCGCGGATATCAAGGTCGTTGGCGTCGGCGGTGGCGGCGTCAACGCCGTGAACCGCATGATCGAAGAAGGCCTCAAGGGCGTTCAGTTCGTCGCCATCAACACTGACTCCCAGGCCCTCATCTTCTCTGACGCAGATACCAAGCTCGACATTGGCCGTGAGGCCACCCGCGGCCTCGGTGCCGGCGCTAACCCTGAGGTAGGCAAGACCTCCGCAGAAGACCACAAGTCCGAAATTGAAGACGCCCTCGAGGGCTCCGATATGGTCTTCGTGACTGCCGGCGAGGGTGGCGGCACCGGCACCGGTGCTGCTCCAGTCGTGGCGTCTATCGCGAAGAAAATGGGTGCGCTGACCGTCGGTGTTGTCACCCGTCCGTTCAAGTTCGAAGGCGCTCGCCGTACCCGCCAGGCCATGGCCGGTATTGAGGAGCTGCGCGAGGTCTGCGATACCCTCATCGTCATCCCGAACGATCGCCTGATGCAGCTCGGTGGGGAAGAGCTTTCCATCGTTGAGGCTTTCCGCGCTGCCGATGAGGTGCTGCACAATGGTGTGCAGGGTATTACCAACCTGATCACCATCCCGGGCATGATCAACGTCGACTTTGCGGACGTTCGCTCCGTCATGTCTGACGCTGGCTCCGCGCTCATGGGTATCGGTTCCGCCCGCGGTGATAACCGCGCCATGACCGCTGCTGAGCAAGCCATTAACTCCCCGCTGTTGGAATCCACGATGGAAGGCGCCAAGGGCGTGCTGCTGTCCATCGCCGGCGGCTCCGATCTCGGCCTGCACGAAGTAAACGCCGCTGCCTCCATGGTGGAAGAGCGCGCTGACGAAGACGTCAACCTCATCTTCGGTACCATCATCGATGACACCCTGGGCGATGAAATCCGCATCACCATCATCGCCACCGGCTTCGATGCCGAGGCCAATATGACCCAGGTCGCCGCGCAGCAGCAGCCGCAGCAGGAACAGCGCAAGCCCGGCTCCCTTTTTGACAATCGCCAGCGCGAGACCGCAGAGCCCGTCACCCCGGCACCGGCGCAGCCTGCTGCCGCTCAGCCGGCACAGGATGACTACTCCCCGCGCCACTCCTACGAGCCGCGCGCCGGCCAGGAGCGAGAGCGCTACACCCCGCAGCGTCCTGCCGAGGAGCGTCGCCCAGAATCTAGCGGTCTGTTCACCAACTCTGACCGTTTCTCCCGCGAGGAGCGCCGCGATGACTACCGTTTGTCCCGCCCATCCCAGCGTCGTGACGATGACGGCGACGACGATCTGGACGTGCCTTCCTTCATGCGCTAA
- a CDS encoding UDP-N-acetylmuramoyl-tripeptide--D-alanyl-D-alanine ligase, protein MIPLSIADIAEITGGSLDCVSDPDQRVTGFIEFDSRKVTKGGLFLALPGARVDGHDYAEKAIEQGAVAVLAARPVGVPAVVVKPQGRVTGDAANADIYAHDEDGSAAAVVQALSDIAREVTRRLTAEQGLDIVGVTGSAGKTSTKDLLATIFRAEGDTVAPPGSFNNEVGLPYTALRCDEHTRFLVAEMSARGIGHIRHLTTITAPTVGVVLNVGTAHLGEFGSRENIAQAKGELVEALPSAAEGGVAVLNADDPFVAGMAPRTSAKVVYYSANKPPASDAQYYASDIQLDDVARPSFVLHAPGTDPLPVKLQVFGKHQVSNALAAAAAAIESGMDPQVVANALSGHQNASEHRMDVRTRRDGVTTIDDSYNANPDSMHAAIAALAYTSAARPDARAIAVLGEMGELGGEAVAAHRALGEVLSKYHVDHLVAVGDNDNMRAMVEAAQARGINTTISPDVDAAAAAVEDIIRVAPAGIEDWTGREAKDVVLIKSSNAQRLWRVAEQLNRR, encoded by the coding sequence ATGATTCCACTTTCTATTGCCGATATTGCCGAAATCACCGGGGGCAGCCTCGACTGCGTGTCTGACCCAGACCAGCGCGTTACCGGGTTCATCGAATTCGATTCCCGCAAGGTGACAAAGGGCGGGCTCTTCCTTGCCTTGCCCGGCGCCCGTGTGGATGGCCATGACTATGCAGAAAAGGCCATCGAGCAGGGCGCAGTGGCGGTGTTGGCTGCGCGGCCGGTGGGGGTTCCGGCGGTCGTCGTCAAGCCCCAAGGCCGCGTAACCGGTGATGCCGCCAACGCCGATATCTATGCCCACGACGAGGACGGCTCGGCCGCCGCGGTGGTGCAGGCGCTATCCGATATTGCGCGGGAGGTCACGCGCCGCCTGACCGCCGAGCAGGGCCTAGACATCGTGGGCGTAACCGGCTCGGCCGGAAAGACCTCCACCAAGGACCTACTGGCTACCATTTTCCGCGCTGAGGGCGACACCGTCGCTCCTCCCGGCTCCTTTAATAACGAGGTCGGCCTGCCGTATACCGCTTTGCGCTGCGATGAGCATACCCGCTTCCTGGTTGCCGAAATGTCTGCCCGCGGCATCGGTCATATCCGTCACCTGACCACCATTACCGCGCCCACCGTCGGCGTGGTACTCAACGTTGGTACCGCGCACTTGGGTGAGTTTGGCTCACGGGAAAATATTGCCCAGGCCAAAGGCGAGCTCGTGGAAGCCTTGCCCTCGGCCGCTGAGGGCGGCGTCGCTGTGCTCAATGCCGATGATCCCTTCGTCGCCGGCATGGCGCCGCGCACCTCAGCCAAGGTCGTCTACTACTCGGCCAATAAGCCGCCGGCTTCCGACGCCCAGTACTACGCCAGCGATATCCAGCTCGATGACGTCGCCCGCCCCTCGTTTGTGCTGCATGCGCCGGGAACGGACCCACTTCCGGTGAAGCTGCAGGTCTTTGGCAAGCACCAGGTCTCTAACGCGTTGGCAGCGGCCGCGGCTGCCATCGAATCGGGCATGGACCCGCAGGTAGTAGCCAACGCGCTATCCGGGCACCAGAATGCCTCGGAACACCGCATGGACGTGCGTACCCGCCGCGATGGAGTAACCACCATCGATGATTCCTATAACGCCAACCCCGATTCCATGCACGCGGCCATTGCCGCGCTGGCCTATACTTCTGCCGCCCGACCGGATGCCCGCGCCATCGCCGTGCTCGGTGAGATGGGCGAGCTCGGTGGAGAAGCGGTGGCCGCCCACCGCGCATTGGGAGAGGTGCTTTCCAAGTACCACGTTGACCACCTCGTGGCCGTGGGAGACAACGATAATATGAGGGCCATGGTCGAGGCCGCACAGGCGCGGGGTATAAATACTACTATCAGCCCGGATGTTGACGCCGCTGCGGCGGCGGTCGAAGACATCATCAGGGTAGCGCCTGCCGGCATCGAAGATTGGACGGGGCGCGAGGCCAAAGATGTAGTCCTCATCAAGTCATCGAATGCCCAGCGCCTGTGGCGCGTGGCAGAACAGCTCAATCGCCGTTAG